The window TCAGCTTCCCACTCCTTCTAGTTCGCAGGGGACAGTGTGGTGACTGGACAGGGGAGGATCAACGGAAGGCTGGTGTATGTCTTcagtcaggtacacacacacacacacacacacacacacacacacacacacacatcaaagtaGTTACCATTTATTTTCACAATAAATGTCTCTTGCTCTGTCTTAGGACTTCACAGTATTTGGAGGCAGTCTGTCTGGGGCTCACGCACAGAAGATCTGTAAGGTAGGAGGACGGGCTCACTCTCCAGGGCCTGGTGGTTCACACTACTCCTGCTTCTCATTCATTACTTCTAGTCACATCCCTTTGTCTGTAGATCATGGACCAGGCCATGATGGTGGGTGCTCCAGTCATTGGTCTAAACGACTCTGGCGGAGCCAGGATCCAGGAGGGGGTGGAGTCACTGGCTGGATACGCAGACATCTTCCTGGTAAGGGGGCGGGGCTTGATTCGACTGGATACTGGGATGAGGATGACAGCAAAGAAATGACATCGCTTCTAAAATGTACTCTCCCGGTCTCTTTGTAGAGGAATGTGATGGCTTCAGGTGTGGTTCCTCAGATCTCTCTGATCATGGGTCCCTGTGCTGGAGGAGCTGTCTACTCTCCTGCCCTGACCGACTTCACCTTTATGGTCAAGGTAAGACACACACGGTATAGGAGAACCACAGGACCCTTCCTGCATAGATGCACTGTACAATTAATACAACTATCATGGGTTATATCCAGATctttgattttgtgtgtgtgtgtaggacacCTCATACCTGTTCATCACAGGTCCTGACGTAGTGAAGTCTGTCACCAATGAAGACGTCACTCAGGAGGAACTGGGAGGAGCTAAAACACACACTGCCGTGTCAGGCGTCGCTCACCGTGCGTTTGAGAACGACATCGATGCTCTGCTCAACCTCCGAAACTTCTTCAACTTCCTTCCTCTTAGCAACCAGGACCCCGCCCCTGTTACCGAGTGCCACGACTCCAGGTACCCAACCACAGAACACCTCTGACAGACTAGCCAATCACAGAACTGACCATGGCATTTGGGATATTCCTGAAATGTAATCCATATGAATGGCCTTTGGAGGATGTTTgacctcactcctctcctctccagtgatAGACTGGTTCCTGGTCTGGACACCATTGTTCCCTTTGAGACCACTAAAGCCTACGACATGCTGGACATCATCCAGggggtaggacacacacacacacgcatatacacacacgcacagagccTGTTGTCTATTGATCTGTGGTTTTAACTTTAGATTGCGGACGAGAGGGAGTTCTTTGAGATCATGCCTAACTACGCTAAAAACATCGTAGTGGGATTCGCTCGCATGAACGGACGAACTGTTGGAATTGTAGGGAATCAACCTAAAGTAGCGTCTGGTGAGTAGAAGAAtcagatggatggattagtgatgatgatggttatgaTGACTGTGGTGGTGATgcttctcctgtgtgtgtgcagGTTGTCTGGACATTAACTCATCAGTGAAGGGAGCTCGCTTTGTTCGTTTCTGCGACGCTTTCAACATCCCCATCCTCACCTTCGTGGACGTGCCCGGCTTCCTGCCAGGTAGTGTGCAAGTCTGACTTTCCTCATGAATAATTGGCACGTGAACAAGTAAATGTCTCACTTGACAGCTTTCACATAAATTGTGAAACCGTCGTACTGCGATCAACTGTCATGTTTTGATTCAAAACAAGTTTAAGATTTTTTTTCAAACCAGAGGATTCCACCTTCCTCGCCGTTTCCCTCAGGTACGTCTCAGGAGTATGGAGGTATCATCCGACACGGGGCCAAGCTACTGTTTGCCTTTGCTGAGGCCACCGTCCCCAAGATCACCATCATCACTAGGAAGGCCTACGGAGGAGCGTATGACGTCATGAGTTCCAAGCACCTGAGAGGAGATGTGAATTACGCCTGGCCGTCTGCAGAGGTGGCCGTGATGGGAGCCAAGGTAACGCAACACACCTcctacacaagaccaaggtaacacaacacaccttctacacaagaccaaggtaacacaaGACCAATGTCACacaacacaccttctacacaagaccaaggtaacgcaacacacacaagaccaaggtaacgcaacacacacaagaccaaggtaacgcaacacacacaagaccaaggtaacgcaacacacacaagaccaaggtaacgcaCGCATACTTCTAGCCATGGCAACATTCACAATGTCAAAATGGGAAAAGGTCAGTGCTCACTTGAAAACATCCCCAACATGTCTGCCTCTCTAACATGTTCCCAGGGTGCTGTGCAGATCATCTTCAGAGGGAAATCCAACCAGGCAGAGCAGGAGGCTGAATACGTAGAGAAGTTTGCCAACCCTTTCCCTGCCGCTGTCAGaggtactacacacacacaccatccattcCAACAAACATTATACCCACTCCTCCGTTGTAACCGTGTGTGTTTTAGGGTTCGTGGATGACATCATCGTGCCGTCGACCACCCGGAAGAGGATCTGTAGGGATCTGGAGGTTCTGGCCTCCAAGAAACAGACCAACCCCTGGAAGAAACACGCCAACATCCCACTCTAACAGACACCTTCAACCACCCGACCTGTCTCTCACTTCACCTATAGCTTAGACCAGGTCTCTTcagtcctgttcctggagagagaccatCCTGTTGGTTAACTCcagtcctgttcctggagagagaccatCCTGTTGGTTAACTCcagtcctgttcctggagagagaccatCCTGTTGGTTAACTCcagtcctgttcctggagagagaccatCCTGTTGGTTAACTCcagtcctgttcctggagagagaccatCCTGTTGGTTAACTCcagtcctgttcctggagagagaccatCCTGTTGGTTAACTCcagtcctgttcctggagagatactgtcctgtaggttttcgctcaaACCCCAATCTAGCCACCTGATTGATAAacaatcaggttagttacaactggggttggatcaaaaacctccaggagggtagctctccaggaacagtgttGGAGAGACCTGGCTTAGATCTCTAACCCTGTGGGAGTTGTTTGGAAGAATCAGCTGTTTTCTATCTGGTTAAATTAATACAACCTGCCGTGAGTCCATAGACTAGTTTGTTAAATAAAAATGTCTTTGTCCGCgtgagacagaatgttatatctCAATGGCAGTTTGAAAATGTGTGTGATAATCAGCCAAGCATCCTCACTCATCCTCGTCACCAATGCTGGAAGAAGTTCCCACTTTGTCATAGActaaaagtaaagatgccttaataggaaatgactcaagtgaaattCACCCAGTAAATGTCAAAgtgttaaaatatacttaagcataGATGGCACCATTGTTTTTTCATATCCAGGGGCACACCAACTCTGTTTACAAACTAAgaatgtgtttagtgagtcttccagatcagaggcagtaaggatgaccagggatgttgtcttaTATAAAGTGGTAAGTCCTTCGACATACTGTGTGTGCCTGTCCAATCAAGttatggaaacaggatgcacctgagctcaatttgagtctcatagcaaagggtctaaatactttggtaaatgtcaacctgttttcactttgtcattatggggtattgagagAAACATTTAATgaagtttagaataaggctgtaaagtaacaaaatgtggtctgaatactttccaaaggcactgtatggaGTCTATTCTTAgaaccaaaacacacacaatccAAAATTAGATtacagattttatttatttaaaaaagatAAGTTCAACAAGTTCACAGgaagaaaaaaagtattttagaAGGTTAAAGGGCAGGTGATGCCATCGCTACAGAAAGAACCAATCATCTCTGATATTTACAGAAGGGCAGCTTAACCAGCCAGCAGAAGAACAATAGGGATGGGACAAGTGATAACACAACCAATCAACTGTTATGGGTATTCTCTGCTGGTCTCCACCTTCATATGCACTGATCTGAAAAGAGGACAGGTGAAATGAATATGGTAGAAGGCTACTGGATATTAGCGGTTACCTGTCCAGTTCTTCCTCATCAGTGCAGATGGAGAGTTAGTCACTTTAGACTGAGTCTGCACGACATCTACGGTCGCACTGGACACATCCTTATATGGCGCTTAACAGGCTGGGTATCCATGGCAACAGCCTGAGCAGTAGGGACTAATCAGATATGAGCATTTAGGCAACCGTTTGGCAACAAACAAGATACTTTTTCAGAAAGATAACTGTACAAATATCAGAACAAAAAACTTAAAACTCACTTGGTTTTAAAACTTTGTACTAAAGCTACtgaaattcaaaatatatttatttttaaaacgtTTTTAAAAAGCTGCGATTCAACCGTGGGTGTGTGTCTGGAGctgagggggaggggcttgggaTTTGGCTATGATGTCACAGCCTCTTGTATGGCCAATGAGAACTCTTCTATTTCTGTCCCATTGGTTGCTGTTTGGTGCATTTGCCAATAAAACTAAATAAAGGATATTCTCAACACCATCAAAGGGGAAGAGATAGTAAAGAGGGACGAGACAGGAGTGAGAGTAAAGAAATGAAAGAGTAAAGAATTATCACATTTAATATCAAGTTCCATCGGGGGGGTGGGAGGACTATACATGACGTCGGAAGTGGAACGAAACAACCATACAACTGTGTGGCATGGGGGACTGTATAGCCGGGCGCACAGGGCCACGAAAACCACAGAGCTAGTGGAGAGATTAGCCAAAACGCTAACAATAACAGGAAGTTAAAACAAGTCAGTGGGAACAAACAAGAAGGGCCAAAGTTTACAATATTCTTTAAGAAATGTTGAACAATGTTTTGTACGATATTCTGTCCGGTTTGTAGCCAACACACCCACACGTCCACTGAACGATAAAAGATCTTCTCTATGTACGATAGATACTTTGTACGATATTTTGTCCGAAATTGTCAGGGTTGAGCGGGATCCTTCGGCCGGCCAGCGAGTGGTTATCTGGAAGAGatccactccacacacacacaaagctgtcAACTGGCTGATCAGAGTTCGAGTGTGTGTGATAAAAGTTCTGACAGACAGTCTGATGTTTGATTGACAGCTCATCATGTCGAAGGCTCCTCCCCCTTTCAGGAAGGACCGGGAACACTGGATCAGAACATGGGCATGGTGAAACCCTGGGATAACGGACGAAAGAGATGTCGTTAAATGACAGATCATCATGGATCATGTTTTAGATGTCTTAGGGTCACACTGGTTTACCACtgcaaggctgtgtgtgtgttctgcttaCCGACTCGTCCTCGATCATGGCTGCCGAGTCGAAGAAGTCTGGTCTGAGCTCCGCCCTCTCACGTCTGTTCCTGGAGGGTGGCTGGAACGACAGAACGCGAGAATCAACGAATGAAGCGATACACACTGGACGAATTACACAACAGAATCGACGACCGAAAAGACAATCAAACACGACagacaggaagtgatgtcacagcAACCGGAAGTGACGTCACTAACCAGGTCGATGACCATGGTGTCTTCGAACTCCTCGTTCATGTCCTCCAGTTGACCTCTCGATGACATCATGACGTCCTCAAAGATTGGCTCTGCGTCATCCTCCATCAGACCAcgactagagagagaggtgggggggtcagtacacacacacactagactagagagagaggtgggggggtcagtaaatacacacactagactagagagagaggtgggggggatcagtaaatacacacactagactagagagagaggtggggggtcagtaaatacacacactagactagagagagaggtggggggtcagtaaatacacacactagacacactagactagagagagaggtggggggggtcagtaaatacacacactagactagagagaggtggggggtcagtaaatacacacactagACTAGGGAGGTGGGGGttcagtaaatacacacactagactagagagaggtgggggttcagtaaatacacacactagactagagagagaggtggggggggtcagtaaatacacacactagactagagagagaggtggggggtcagtaaatacacacactagactagagagaggtggggggtcagtaaatacacacactagactagagagaggtggggggtcagtaaatacacacactagactagagagagaggaggggggtcagtaaatacacacactagactagagagtGGGGGggtcagtaaatacacacactagACTGGGGggtcagtaaatacacacactagactagagagagaggtggggggtcaGTAAGACTAGGGGGGtcacacactagactagagagagaggtagagagagaggggggtcagtaaatacacacactagactagagagagagagaggtggggggtcagtaaatacacacactagactagagagagaggtggggggtcagtaaatacacacactagactagagagagaggtggggggtcagtaaatacacacactagactagagagagaggtggggggggtcagtaaatacacacactagactagagagagaggtggggggtcagtaaatacacacactagactagagagatattattattatattattatattatagagagagaggtgggaggttcagtacatactagaggtcgaccgattaattagggatgatttcaagttttcataacaatcggaaatcggtatttttgggcgccgattttatatacctttatttaactaggcaagtcagttaagaagacattcttattttcaatgacggcctaggaacggtgggttaactgcgttgttcaggggcagaacgacagattttcaccttgtcagctcgggggatccaaccCTGCAACCTtgcagttaactagtccaacgcaataacgacctgcctctctctctcttgttgcactccacaaggagactgactgcctgttatGCAAATGCaataagccaaggtaaattgATAGCTGGCATTAAACTtaccttataaaaaacaatcaatcataatcactagttaactacacatggttgataatattactagatattatctagcgtgtcctgcgttgcatataatctgactgagcatacaagtatctaagtatctgactgagcggtggtaggcagaagcaggcgcttaaacattcattcaaacagcactttagtgcctTTTGCCAGCAgatcttcgttgtgcgtcaagcattacgctgtttatgacttcaagcctatcaactcccgagatgaggctggtgtaaccgaagtgaaatggctagctagttagcgcgcgctaatagcgtttcaaatgtcactcgctctgagccttctagtagttgttctcattgctctgcatgggtaacgctgcttcgatgtggtggcttttgtcgttgtgttgctggttcaagcccagggaggagcgaggagagggacagaagctatactgttacactggcaatactaaagtgcctataagaacatccaatagtcaaaagttaatgaaatacaaaatggtatagagtgaaatagtcctataataactacaacctaaaacttcttacctgggaatattgaagactcgtatgttctgagcaaggaactgaaacgttagctttcttacatagcacatattgcacttttactttcttctccaacactttgtttttggaattatttaaaccaaattgaacatgtttcattatttacttgaggctaaatagattttgatgtattatataaagttaaaataaatgttcattcagtattgttgtaattgtcattatgacaaataaaaaatatatataaaaaaatggcAGATTAATCGTTATCGGCTTTTTTGGGCCTccaatcggtatcggcgttgaaaaatcagaaTCGGTCCTCCTctagtacatacacacacaagactagagagagagaggtgggtggggggggtCAGGACATACACTAGACACGTGCCCGCACTAGACACGTGCCCGCACTAGACACGTGCCCGCACTAGACACGTGCCCGCACTAGACACGTGCCCGCACTAGACACGTGCACACACTAGACACGTGCACACACTAGACACGTGCACACACTAGACACGTGCACACACTAGACACGTGCACACACTAGACACGTGCACACACTAGACACGTGCACACACTAGACACGTGCACACACTAGACACGTGCACACACTAGACACGTGCACACACTAGACACGTGCACACACTAGACACGTGCACACACTAGACACGTGCACACACTAGACACGTGCACACACTAGACACGTGCACACACTAGACACGTGCACACACTAGACACGTGCACACACTAGACACGTGCACACACTAGACACGTGCACACACTAGACACGTACACAGTTTGTCTGACAGTCTGGTTGCGGGCCTTCATGTAGTTCATGGCTGTTctgtccttcctgctgtcctccaTCTTCTGTTGGCCTAGCCAAGACATCTGCATCTGGGGACTGCAGAGGagagggttacacacacacacacacacacacacacacacacagtgcacgtgcgtacacacacacttacttgtGTACATAGTCGTTCTCTGAGCCAGGTTCAGAGTCGTGGTCAGGTAGGTGTGTGTCCGCCGCCTGCCGTGGGTTTTCTCTGAGGACGGTGGAGGTGAGCTGAGGGGTGGTTAGCGCCCCCGGTGTCTGGAGGCTGTCATTACCACGAAGCCAGGAGGCCTCCACACTACTCTCCTCTAGTGGGCcgacagagagacggaggaaaAACATATTTTAGCAACATCTGCAGGTACTTGTATTTACACagggagtgtacaaaacattaagaacacctgctccttCCATGACAGGTGacagttatgatcccttattgacgtcacatgttaaatccacttcagtgtagATGGAGGAGACAGGCTAAGGaaggacatggattgtgtatgtgtgccattcagaaggtgagtGGAGAAGACAAAacattgaagtgcctttgaacagggtatggtagtaggtgtcaggtgcaccggtttgtgtcaagaactgtaacgctgctgggtttttcacactcaacagtttcccgtgtgtatcaagaatggtccaccacccagaagacatccagccaacttgacacaactgtgggaagcattagagtcaacatgggccagcatccctgtggaacgctttccacacctggacCTCACcttagtccatgccctgatgaactgaggctgttctgagggcaaaaggaagtgcaactgaatattaggaagatgttcctcaTGTTTAGTACCCTcagtgtatgtctctgtgtgagagATAGACCCACCCTCGATGCGTTTACTCTTGTGTATTGGCGTCCGTCCCTTCTTGCTGCGGATGGAGCTGGTCTTGCTGCTGGCGCCTGACGTTACCGACATCCggtccccatcctctcctcctgttaGCAGACTGTTCCGGTAGGAGATTAAGGGCAGCCACACGTCCTCACGGCGCTCCGACATCGACTCCGACATAAACTTCTCCAGATACGAGtgactgggaggaggagagagacgggttTCACACACAGTCTGCTTATTGTGACAATCATTTGACACCCACAGTCTGACAATCATTTGACACCCACAGTCTGCTTATTGTGACAATCATTTGACACCCACAGTCTGCTTATTGTGACAATCATTTGACACCCACAGTCTGCTTATTGTGACAAtcatttgacacacacacacagggcaggtACTCACACAGTCTTCTTGTCCTGTCGCAGCAGTTTGGAGGAGAACTCTGAGAGGACCTCTAGGAAGGCCAGGTTAGGAGGAGGGAACTCTGCACCATGGGGGTTCTGGTACTTAAAGGCAAACTCTATACCATCCctgtggaggggggagagaggaagagagacgaggggggaggggtgagacaggaagagagagacgaggggggagacaggaagagagacggggggggacgaggggggagagagaaagagacacacgaGGGGTAAGGGGGGACACACAATCAGCTCAAGAATCTGTGTGCGCGcgttgggtctgtctgtctgtctgtgtgtgtgtgttgtgtggtgtgtgtgttgggtcttaCTTGTGCAGTGTAGCGACAGCCTCTCTGGTTTTGATCTGGTCCAGGCCGAAGGTGAGGGCGAAGCGCCGGGCCAACTCCTTGATGCCGCTGACGTGAGACGACGTTCTGTCCAGAGTAGgaccctggtcctggagaagCTCGTTGAacagctacaacacacacagtgaacagtgagtgcgggtgtgtcagtgtgtgtgtgtgtggagcgggtgtgtcagtgtgtcagcgtgtgtgtgtcagtgtgtgtgtgtgtgtcagcgtgtgtgtgtcagtgtgtgtgtgtgtgtgtcagcgtgtgtgtgtcagtgtgtgtgtgtgtcagcgtgtgtgtgtcagtgtgtgtgtgtgtgtgtcagcgtgtgtgtgtcagtgtgtgtgtgtcagcgtgtgtgtgtgtgtgcgggtgtgtcagcgtgtgtgtgtgtgtgtgtggagcgggtgtgtcagtgtgtgtgtgtggagcgggtgtgtcagcgtgtgtgtgtggtcagcgTGTGTGTCAGCGggtgtgtcagcgtgtgtgtgtgtggagcgggtgtgtcagcgtgtgtgtgtgtggagcgggtgtgtcagcgtgtgtgtggagcgggtgtgtcagcgtgtgtgtggagcgggtgtgtcagcgtgtgtgtgtggagcgtggtgtgtcagcgtgtgtgtgtgtgtgtgtgtcagcgtgtgtggagcgggtgtgtcagcgtgtgtggagcgggtgtgtcagcgtgtgtgtgtgtggagcgggtgtgtcagcgtgtgtgtgtgtggagcgggtgtgtcagcgtgtgtgtgtgtggagcgggtgtgtcagcgtgtgtgtgtgtgtggagcgggtgtcagcgtgtcagcgtgtgtgtgtgtgtggggcgggtgtgtcagcgtgtgtgtgtgtgtggagcgggtgtgtcagcgtgtgtgtgtgtgtggagcgggtgtgtcagcgtgtgtgtgtgtggagcgggtgtgtcagcgtgtgtgtgtgtggagcgggtgtgtcagcgtgtgtgtgtggagcgggtgtgtcagcgtgtgtgtgtgtggagcgggtgtgtcagcgtgtgtgtgtgtggagcgggtgtgtcagcgtgtgtgtgtggagcgggtgtgtcagcgtgtgtgtgtggagcgggtgtgtcagcgtgtgtgtgtggagcgggtgtgtcagcgtgtgtgtgtgtggagcgggtgtgtcagcgtgtgtgtgtgtggagcgggtgtgtcagcgtgtgtgtgtggagcgggtgtgtcagcgtgtgtgtgtgtggagcgggtgtgtcagcgtgtgtgtgtgtggagcgggtgtgtcagcgtgtgtgtgtgtggagcgggtgtgtcagcgtgtgtgtgtgtggagcgggtgtgtcagcgtgtgtgtgtgtggagcgggtgtgtcagcgtgtgtgtgtgtggagcgggtgtgtcagcgtgtgtgtgtgggagcgggtgtgtcagcgtgtgtgtgtgtgtggagcgggtgtgtcagcgggtgtgtgtgtgtggagcgggtgtgtcagcgtgtgtgtggagcgggtgtgtcagcgtgtgtgtggagcgggtgtgtcagcgtgtgtgtggagcgggtgtgtcagcgtgtgtgtggagcgggtgtgtcagtgtgtgtgtggagcgggtgtgtcagtgtgtgtgtggagcgggtGTGTCAGATCGTGTGTGTGGAGcgggtgtgtcagtgtgtgtgtggagcgggtgtgtcagcgtgtgtgtggagcgggtgtgtcagtgtgtgtgtggagcgggtgtgtcagtgtgtgtgtggagcgggtgtgtcagcgtgtgtgtggagcgggtgtgtcagtgtgtgtgtggagcgggtgtgtcagcgtgtgtgtggagcgggtgtgtcagtgtgtgtgtggagcgggtGTGTCAGTACCTGTTGCAGACTGAGGATGAGGGTTTTGGCACAGAGGATCTTATCACTCTGTCTGGTCTTACTGAGAGTCTCCTTGATGATATCACCATAGTCATTATAAtactggagacagagacaggagagagagagacaggagagagagagagagacaggagagagagagagagacaggagagagacaggagagagagacagagagacaggagagagacagagacacaggagagagacagagacacaggagagagacagagacacaggagagagacagagacacaggagagagacagagacacaggagagagacagagacaggagagagacacaggggagagagacacaggagagagagacacaggagagagagacacaggagagagagacacaggagagagagacagagagacacaggagagagagacagagagacacaggagagagacagagacacaggagagagacagagacacaggagagagacagagacacaggagagagacagagacacaggagagagagacagagacacaggagagagagacagagacacaggagagagagacagagacacaggagagagagacagagacacaggagagagacagagacacaggagagagagacagagacacaggagagagacagagacacaggagagagacagagacacaggagagagacagagacacaggagagagacaggagagagagacagacagagacaggagaaagaCAAAGGGACAGATAAGAGAGAGaccgataaagagagagagacaagagaaagaggagtaagagagagagaccagtcagaTCTTTGGTTGAGGATACAAGAGGCTAGCATGATGATGTGTGACTATCAGACATGAAATAAGCATACAGGGATCAGGGACAGAAACCACTATTGTCATGTTTCATTGAAGTGTCAGATAGACAGGTGACAACCAGGTCAGCACCTTCATGTAGTGTTTGAAGATGTCTGCAGCAGCAGGCATGTCCACGATGTCATAGATGATGAGTTTGCTGAAGGCTGCGAGCAGGTTTCTCCTCTTGTGAAGAGCTTCTATCTTATTGGCTTCATCCTCCTCGTCGCCTTCTGGAGACAGAACATACATAGTTAGTGGTatgcgtgtgtctgcgtgcgtagaatgtgtgtgtgtgtaataataataataataataataattaggtgGGTGCTTACAATTCCAATGTTTgaattggaaatgttttttttttgcatatcccaactcccccagAGACACTCtcagagtggggtcacggccaggaaTCAGACATTACTGACAGCGACCCTGGCGCAAT is drawn from Oncorhynchus keta strain PuntledgeMale-10-30-2019 chromosome 37, Oket_V2, whole genome shotgun sequence and contains these coding sequences:
- the pccb gene encoding propionyl-CoA carboxylase beta chain, mitochondrial, with amino-acid sequence MAAFAVARSSCGLLSGLKASFKTFGQVKHGVASAAVAQSHTQQQSRRWYSVSHLSVQERIDRKRNAALIGGGQKRIDAQHKRGKLTARERVELLLDKDSFVECDMFVEHRCSDFGMEEDHNKFAGDSVVTGQGRINGRLVYVFSQDFTVFGGSLSGAHAQKICKIMDQAMMVGAPVIGLNDSGGARIQEGVESLAGYADIFLRNVMASGVVPQISLIMGPCAGGAVYSPALTDFTFMVKDTSYLFITGPDVVKSVTNEDVTQEELGGAKTHTAVSGVAHRAFENDIDALLNLRNFFNFLPLSNQDPAPVTECHDSSDRLVPGLDTIVPFETTKAYDMLDIIQGIADEREFFEIMPNYAKNIVVGFARMNGRTVGIVGNQPKVASGCLDINSSVKGARFVRFCDAFNIPILTFVDVPGFLPGTSQEYGGIIRHGAKLLFAFAEATVPKITIITRKAYGGAYDVMSSKHLRGDVNYAWPSAEVAVMGAKGAVQIIFRGKSNQAEQEAEYVEKFANPFPAAVRGFVDDIIVPSTTRKRICRDLEVLASKKQTNPWKKHANIPL